A segment of the Leptolyngbya sp. NIES-3755 genome:
ATTTCCTTTTCCTCAGTCTCTTAGCAGGAACTCTGGATAGTCCATTCACCTTTATCGATGCTGGGTTACTTTGGATCGTTGGCAAGAAAATGTAACGCAGTTTCGACCGGAGTAGTGCATCAGTGACGATCGCAAATTCCTAAAGAGATAATGGTGTCACCCAGTGAACGAGAGGCATCATGGATCAACTCATTGGAAAAACGCTGCACGATCGTTATCAGATTCAATCGCTGCTAGGTCGGCAAACCGGGCGCAGAACTTTTTTGGCAAAAGACCGACAAACTGGCTCATCAGTTGTGGTCAAACTTTTGCTGTTTGCGCCTGATTTTACTTGGGACGATTTGAAATTGTTTGAACGTGAGGCGGCAGTTCTCCGATCGCTGAACCATTCTGCAATTCCTCAATACCTCGATGATTTTGAAGTCGAAACGGAACTGGGAAAAGGATTCGCGCTCGTCCAAACTTACATCGAAGCTCGATCGTTACAAGACTGGATACAATCTGGGCGAACCTTTAGCGAAGAAGAACTGAGAGCGATCGCGAAAGATTTACTTGCAATCCTGAACTATCTACACAGTCGTCAGCCTCCGGTCGTCCATCGCGATTTGAAACCGAGCAATATTCTTTTAGGAAATCGCACCGGAAATCATCCTGGACAGATTTATTTAATTGATTTTGGTTCTGTCCAAACTGCGCTTCACTATGGCACTCGAACGATTGTTGGAACTTACGGGTATATGCCGCCAGAACAATTCGGAGGTCAAACCGTTCCAGCATCGGATCTCTATGCTTTGGGTGCGACTCTAATCTGCCTTGCAACCGGGCAAAATCCCGATCAACTTCCTCAGCGGGAAATGCGGATTTTATTTGATCAGCATGTCACTCTCAGTCCGGATTTGATTGATTGGCTCAAGTGGCTGACAGAACCCAGTTTGGATTTACGATCGCAATCTGCTAAACAAGCTCTAGAAGCCCTAGAAGCCCCTCGATCGTTAGTGAAAGGGCAACCTGCTGGAAGCAAGATTAAACTCACCCAAACTCGCCAAACGTTAGAGATTATGATTCCGCCGCGAGGCTTTCATTTGGGATTGATTCCGACGATCGGATTCGCGATCGCATGGAATTCCTTTCTCGTGATGTGGTACGGACTTGCATTGATGAGTTGGAGTTCTGGCGGTTGGTTTATGGGACTATTCGCGATCGGGCACTTGAGCGCAGGACTGTGGATGATCTGGGGCATTCTGTCTGATCTCTTCGGACAAGTCAGATTAAAAATCACAGAATCCGAAATTTTTCGCGCAACTGAACTATTCGGCATCAGAATTTTCCCGCTAACTGCAAATCGCCGCGACATCAATCGAATTGACCTGACGCACGATACTTACACCCGCGATTCAGAAGGGGGACATTTAAGAATCCCAGCACATATCCGCATCTGGGCAGGAACCAAGCAATTTACTTTAGGCGGCGGCAGAGGTAACACTGAATCTCTAACACTGCCAGAGGTAGATTGGTTAGGGGAACAAC
Coding sequences within it:
- a CDS encoding hypothetical protein (similar to AA sequence:cyanobase_aa:LBDG_06710), yielding MATFVLLKFIAIASLGYFLFLSLLAGTLDSPFTFIDAGLLWIVGKKM
- a CDS encoding serine/threonine protein kinase (similar to AA sequence:cyanobase_aa:cce_1560); protein product: MDQLIGKTLHDRYQIQSLLGRQTGRRTFLAKDRQTGSSVVVKLLLFAPDFTWDDLKLFEREAAVLRSLNHSAIPQYLDDFEVETELGKGFALVQTYIEARSLQDWIQSGRTFSEEELRAIAKDLLAILNYLHSRQPPVVHRDLKPSNILLGNRTGNHPGQIYLIDFGSVQTALHYGTRTIVGTYGYMPPEQFGGQTVPASDLYALGATLICLATGQNPDQLPQREMRILFDQHVTLSPDLIDWLKWLTEPSLDLRSQSAKQALEALEAPRSLVKGQPAGSKIKLTQTRQTLEIMIPPRGFHLGLIPTIGFAIAWNSFLVMWYGLALMSWSSGGWFMGLFAIGHLSAGLWMIWGILSDLFGQVRLKITESEIFRATELFGIRIFPLTANRRDINRIDLTHDTYTRDSEGGHLRIPAHIRIWAGTKQFTLGGGRGNTESLTLPEVDWLGEQLSQWLNLPLDRK